A window of Streptomyces marispadix contains these coding sequences:
- a CDS encoding helix-turn-helix transcriptional regulator, giving the protein MTIFPPEPDLEAMRLELSRLRAERGWTYDELAERSGLARRTLIEIEQGRTIGTLKTWHALAHALGSPVGALLSHLCDDHQPPRPPAG; this is encoded by the coding sequence GTGACGATCTTCCCGCCCGAGCCGGACCTCGAAGCGATGCGCTTGGAGCTCTCGCGCCTGCGGGCGGAGCGCGGCTGGACATACGACGAACTTGCCGAACGTAGCGGCCTGGCCAGGCGCACACTCATCGAGATCGAGCAAGGGCGCACCATCGGCACCCTGAAGACCTGGCACGCGCTCGCCCACGCTCTTGGCTCTCCAGTGGGCGCTCTGCTGTCCCATCTCTGCGACGATCACCAGCCACCCAGGCCACCAGCCGGCTAG
- a CDS encoding helix-turn-helix domain-containing protein, which translates to MTTDSDPALGPHFGDVRAVADELAVHQNTVRQRLWKATDLFGVDLDAPAQRLVLELELRATELPGPVVMSCAIGASLGGAGGSRTGHQGRGVGGRG; encoded by the coding sequence GTGACCACCGACTCCGATCCGGCCTTGGGACCGCATTTCGGGGATGTGCGGGCTGTAGCCGATGAGCTGGCGGTGCACCAAAACACCGTTCGCCAGCGGCTCTGGAAGGCTACCGACTTGTTCGGCGTCGACCTCGATGCCCCAGCCCAACGCCTGGTGCTGGAACTGGAATTGCGGGCGACCGAGCTCCCAGGCCCAGTAGTGATGTCCTGCGCTATAGGGGCGAGCCTTGGGGGTGCCGGTGGATCCAGGACAGGCCACCAAGGTCGAGGTGTTGGCGGGCGCGGGTGA
- a CDS encoding helix-turn-helix domain-containing protein — translation MVTPSRITLARKRRGLTLAELSDRATVSLQSLSNYETGRTAPRPDTLAKIASALDFPAAFFEGPALDELPAEGISWRARSKTSARVLEAARAAGTLGAMLYEWIEDRFRLPAVNVPSLGKPDPETAAGMVRTGWGLGEASAPNMVHLLEAHGVRVFSLDPDHAEVDAFAVWRDGVPFVFLNTLKSAERGRFDAAHELGHLVMHGSEHACSGPEAERQANEFASSFLMPRASVLGHMPSGAHVDQILRGKQIWNVSAMALTYRMHDLGLLSDWQYRSTCAELSRLGYRSGEPQGMGQRETSQVLTKVFAALRSKHVRPGSVAAELGLTSEEMNRLLFGLTFTTFKGEGRHVTAPATLNLSIVP, via the coding sequence ATGGTGACCCCGTCCCGCATCACACTGGCCCGCAAGCGCAGGGGCCTCACCCTTGCCGAGCTGTCGGACCGAGCCACGGTGTCACTGCAGAGCCTGTCAAACTACGAGACAGGACGCACCGCACCACGTCCCGACACCCTCGCCAAGATCGCCTCAGCACTGGACTTTCCTGCCGCCTTCTTCGAAGGCCCTGCGCTGGACGAGCTCCCGGCCGAGGGCATCTCCTGGCGGGCGCGCAGCAAGACATCGGCCAGGGTCCTCGAGGCTGCGCGAGCAGCCGGCACGCTGGGCGCAATGCTGTACGAGTGGATCGAGGATAGATTCCGCCTCCCGGCAGTGAACGTTCCGTCACTTGGGAAGCCTGACCCGGAGACAGCCGCTGGCATGGTTCGCACCGGCTGGGGTCTCGGGGAAGCGTCGGCGCCCAACATGGTGCACCTTCTGGAGGCACACGGAGTCCGGGTCTTCTCGCTCGATCCCGATCATGCTGAGGTCGACGCGTTCGCGGTGTGGCGCGACGGCGTTCCGTTTGTGTTCCTTAACACGCTCAAGTCTGCGGAGCGGGGGCGCTTCGACGCAGCCCACGAACTGGGCCATCTCGTCATGCACGGTAGCGAGCACGCTTGCTCGGGCCCCGAGGCTGAACGGCAAGCGAACGAGTTCGCCTCCTCGTTCCTAATGCCTCGAGCGAGCGTGCTGGGGCACATGCCCTCAGGCGCACACGTCGATCAGATCCTCCGCGGAAAGCAGATCTGGAACGTCTCGGCGATGGCGCTGACCTACCGCATGCACGACCTGGGGCTGCTCTCCGACTGGCAGTACCGCTCCACATGCGCCGAACTGAGCCGGTTGGGGTACCGATCCGGCGAGCCGCAGGGCATGGGCCAGCGCGAAACGTCTCAGGTGTTGACGAAGGTCTTCGCCGCGCTGCGTTCCAAGCATGTTCGCCCAGGGTCCGTGGCGGCCGAACTCGGGCTCACCAGTGAGGAGATGAACCGTCTCCTGTTCGGACTCACCTTCACGACCTTCAAGGGCGAGGGTCGGCACGTAACTGCTCCGGCAACGCTCAACCTGTCCATCGTCCCCTGA
- a CDS encoding UvrD-helicase domain-containing protein, with the protein MLDPTDEQAAAVDAFRDGQHLALQAGAGTGKTTTLVMLANSVTSRGRYIAFNKAIATAAARTFPRHVLCKTAHSLAFAAVGHKYLSRMNAPRTASWRIGQSLGISKGTRIGARDVSTRALSHSMLQTVTGFCHSSDPELTARHVPSLRGIEAPEERAELAELVLPYARKAWEDLQQTDEGIVRFEHDHYLKIWALAEPRIPVDFLLLDEAQDTNPVLEKVLHDQRDHAQLVMVGDSAQAIYGWRGARDVMTGFDGTHLHLSRSFRFGPRLAEEANRWLTIAEAPIRLTGTPDIKTTVSASSSSPAAVLCRTNVGAMIEVLHHLDAGKRVALVGGGGALQALAVAARDLKSGRRTTHPELILFRSWGELQDYAANDPSGRDLAPLVDLVDEHGAEAILTAVDELTHEDRAEITISTAHKAKGREWPSIRIAEDFTPPPDDEDSQDEHGKPLPGPIDLGEARLSYVAVTRARQHLDLGGLSWIHRHPQGSPL; encoded by the coding sequence ATGCTGGATCCCACCGACGAACAAGCCGCTGCCGTCGATGCCTTCCGCGACGGCCAGCACCTCGCCTTGCAGGCCGGCGCGGGTACCGGGAAGACGACCACTCTGGTGATGCTGGCTAACAGCGTCACCAGCCGCGGCCGCTACATCGCCTTCAACAAGGCCATCGCCACGGCGGCAGCCCGCACCTTTCCCCGCCACGTGTTGTGCAAGACCGCCCACTCCCTGGCCTTCGCGGCAGTGGGACACAAGTACCTATCGCGCATGAACGCACCCCGGACAGCGAGTTGGCGCATCGGTCAGAGCCTGGGCATCAGCAAGGGCACCCGCATCGGAGCGCGGGATGTCAGCACGCGAGCGCTCTCCCACAGCATGCTGCAGACGGTCACCGGCTTCTGCCATTCGTCCGACCCCGAACTGACAGCACGCCATGTGCCGTCCCTGCGCGGTATCGAAGCACCGGAAGAACGAGCGGAACTGGCAGAACTGGTCTTGCCGTACGCCCGTAAGGCCTGGGAAGACCTCCAGCAGACCGACGAAGGGATCGTCCGCTTCGAACACGACCACTACCTGAAGATCTGGGCCCTCGCAGAACCCCGGATCCCCGTCGACTTCCTCCTCCTCGACGAAGCCCAGGACACCAACCCCGTCTTGGAGAAGGTCCTCCACGACCAACGCGATCACGCCCAGCTAGTGATGGTCGGGGACTCAGCACAAGCCATCTACGGCTGGCGCGGCGCCCGCGATGTCATGACCGGCTTTGACGGCACCCACCTGCACCTCTCACGCTCCTTCCGATTCGGTCCCCGTCTTGCGGAAGAAGCCAACAGGTGGCTCACCATCGCCGAAGCCCCCATCCGCCTCACGGGAACTCCGGACATCAAGACCACGGTCAGCGCGAGCAGTTCGTCGCCCGCTGCCGTGCTGTGCCGCACCAACGTCGGCGCCATGATCGAAGTTTTGCACCATCTCGACGCCGGCAAACGCGTCGCGCTCGTCGGCGGAGGAGGGGCTCTGCAAGCACTAGCCGTCGCAGCGAGGGACCTGAAGTCCGGACGCCGGACCACCCACCCTGAACTCATCCTTTTCCGCTCCTGGGGCGAACTGCAGGACTACGCCGCCAACGACCCCTCCGGCCGCGACCTCGCGCCGTTGGTGGACCTCGTTGACGAGCACGGCGCCGAGGCCATCCTCACCGCCGTCGACGAGCTGACTCACGAAGACCGCGCCGAGATCACCATCTCCACCGCACATAAAGCGAAGGGGCGGGAGTGGCCATCGATCCGCATCGCCGAAGACTTCACCCCACCACCGGACGACGAGGATAGCCAGGACGAGCACGGCAAACCTCTACCCGGGCCGATCGACCTCGGCGAAGCCCGACTCTCCTACGTCGCCGTCACCCGCGCCCGCCAACACCTCGACCTTGGTGGCCTGTCCTGGATCCACCGGCACCCCCAAGGCTCGCCCCTATAG